Proteins from a genomic interval of Quercus lobata isolate SW786 chromosome 11, ValleyOak3.0 Primary Assembly, whole genome shotgun sequence:
- the LOC115969156 gene encoding probable indole-3-acetic acid-amido synthetase GH3.1: MAVGSAVSSPLGPAACDKDAKALQFIEETTRNADLVQERVLAEILARNANTEYLKRFNLNGATDRDTFKSKLPMITYEDLQPEIQRIANGDRSPILSAHPISEFLTSSGTSAGERKLMPTIQEELDRRQLLYSLLMPVMNLYVPGLDKGKGLYFLFVKSETKTPGGLLARPVLTSYYKSEHFKTRPYDPYNVYTSPNEAILCPDSFQSMYTQMLCGLIQRNQVLRLGAVFASGLLRAIHFLKLNWTQLVQDLKTGTLNPKITDPALKETMTRILKPDPEMSNFITKECSKENWEGILTRIWPNTKYLDVIVTGAMAQYIPTLDHYSGGLPLACTMYASSECYFGLNLNPMCKPSEVSYTIMPNMAYFEFLPHDPNSASWTIRDSPPKLVDLVDVEVGKEYELVISTYAGLCRYRVGDILRVTGFHNSAPQFHFVRRKNVLLSIDSDKTDEAELQKAVENALQLLKEFNTSVVEYTSYADTKTIPGHYVIYWELLVKDSANSPSEEVLSQCCLAMEESLNSVYRQGRVADNSIGPLEIRVVKNGTFEELMDYAISRGASINQYKVPRCVNFTPIMELLDSRVVSTHFSPALPHWTPERKR; this comes from the exons atggcTGTTGGTTCTGCTGTTTCATCCCCTCTTGGCCCTGCAGCTTGTGACAAAGACGCCAAGGCTCTCCAATTCATCGAAGAGACCACAAGAAACGCCGATTTGGTTCAAGAGAGAGTCTTGGCTGAAATCTTGGCCAGAAATGCCAACACTGAGTACCTCAAAAGGTTCAACCTTAACGGTGCCACAGACCGTGACACTTTCAAATCCAAGCTACCCATGATTACCTACGAGGATCTTCAGCCTGAAATCCAACGTATTGCTAATGGAGACCGCTCTCCTATTCTCTCTGCTCACCCCATCTCTGAGTTCCTCACCag CTCTGGGACTTCAGCTGGGGAAAGAAAACTCATGCCAACAATTCAGGAAGAGTTGGATCGTCGCCAGCTACTGTACAGCCTTCTCATGCCGGTGATGAACCt TTATGTGCCGGGTTTGGACAAAGGAAAAGGCTTGTACTTCTTGTTTGTGAAGTCCGAAACCAAGACTCCGGGTGGGCTGTTGGCCCGACCCGTTCTCACCAGCTACTACAAGAGTGAGCACTTCAAGACCCGACCCTATGACCCGTACAATGTCTACACAAGCCCCAATGAGGCAATCCTATGCCCGGATTCATTCCAAAGCATGTACACCCAAATGCTATGTGGCCTTATCCAACGCAACCAAGTCCTCCGCCTCGGCGCAGTCTTCGCCTCAGGTCTCCTCCGTGCCATCCACTTCCTCAAACTCAATTGGACCCAACTTGTCCAAGACCTCAAAACCGGGACcctcaacccaaaaattaccgACCCGGCTCTAAAAGAAACCATGACCCGTATCCTGAAACCCGACCCAGAAATGTCCAATTTTATTACCAAGGAGTGCTCAAAGGAAAATTGGGAGGGAATTTTAACTAGGATTTGGCCTAACACAAAGTACTTGGATGTGATTGTTACTGGAGCTATGGCACAGTATATTCCAACGTTGGATCACTATAGTGGTGGATTGCCACTCGCTTGTACTATGTATGCCTCCTCGGAGTGTTACTTTGGTCTAAACCTAAACCCCATGTGTAAACCTTCGGAAGTGTCTTATACCATAATGCCAAACATGGCCTACTTCGAGTTTCTGCCTCACGATCCTAACTCGGCCAGTTGGACAATTCGTGACTCACCTCCAAAACTTGTTGACCTTGTTGATGTAGAAGTTGGGAAAGAGTATGAGCTCGTGATCAGTACCTACGCAGGACTCTGCAGGTACCGAGTTGGTGACATCCTCCGAGTCACCGGGTTCCACAACTCGGCCCCACAGTTCCACTTCGTGAGGAGGAAGAACGTGTTGTTGAGTATTGACTCAGACAAGACTGACGAGGCCGAGTTACAGAAAGCTGTGGAGAATGCGTTGCAGCTGTTGAAAGAGTTCAACACCAGTGTCGTTGAGTACACGAGCTACGCTGATACGAAGACGATTCCTGGTCACTACGTGATATATTGGGAGCTTTTGGTTAAAGACTCGGCTAACTCGCCAAGTGAGGAAGTACTAAGTCAGTGCTGTTTGGCGATGGAGGAATCGCTTAACTCAGTGTACAGACAAGGCCGAGTTGCTGACAACTCAATTGGACCGCTTGAGATACGTGTGGTCAAAAACGGTACGTTTGAGGAGTTAATGGATTATGCAATTTCAAGAGGGGCCTCTATCAACCAGTATAAGGTGCCGAGGTGTGTGAATTTTACACCCATAATGGAGCTTTTGGATTCTAGGGTCGTCTCAACACATTTTAGTCCAGCTTTACCACATTGGACCCCAGAAAGAAAACGCTAA